TACGATTCTGAGCTTTGTCCTTCACAGCCCGTCGAGCTATATCTTCTTAGGTGTTCTTGTCCTGCTCACCTATATAATGACTCGCCTACCTTGGCGAACAGTGTGGCCGAGCCTTAAACCTGTGCTCTGGCTTGCGGGCTTTGCCTTTTTACTTCATGTCGTATCGGCGACAGGGACAGACCTTTGGGTTCAGTGGGGATGGGTTAAAATCAATGAAGAAAGCGTCCTTCAAGCGGGACGTATCTTGCTACGCTTACTGATTATTTGTGCAGCAGGTTTTCTTTTGCCCTTGACAACGTCCCCCTCAGAACTCGTCGCCGCATTTGCATGGATGTTAAAACCGCTCGCTTGGCTTGGTTTTTCCCCAGCAGATGGCGCACTCGCAATGACGATAACCGTCCGGTACACAACATTGCTGGCAGAAGAGGCACGGCGCATTTTTCATGCCCAAAAAGCTCGAGGCGCTGAATTGACATGGAGACACCCGAGACAAACCTTCCGGCATCTACAGGCGTATATGATTCCGTTGGCTGTCGGAACGATACGCCGAGCGCATGCCTTAGCGGAAGCGATCGATGCTCGCGGATACGATGGGAGCCGCCCACGCAGCGCTTATCGAGATGTACGATGGACATTTTCCGACTCACTAAAGCTAAGTATCTTTCTACTCGCAGCAGGAGGAATCTATTGGATTCAATAAGGAGTGAAGGAAATGCCCCGATGGCGCGGTATCATCCAATACGACGGATCTAAATTTTCAGGTTTTCAACGGCAGAGCAAAGGGCGAACTGTGCAAGGTGTTGTCGAAAAAGCGCTTGGCAAAATGCACAAAACAGCGGACGTCCCGATCTTTGGTTCCGGACGGACAGATGCCGGTGTACATGCATTTGGGCAAGTCATCCATTTCGATTCACCAGTTCAAATCCCCGAAGAGCGGTGGTTGCAGGCATTAAACGGATGGCTGCCCGATGATGTCATTCTCTATGCGATTGCGCCGGTTGAGGAAACGTTCCATGCTAGGTACGATGCGATCGGCAAAGCATATGAATACCGAGTCACCAATGGCCCTATTAAAGATGTATTTCGGCGGTTGTATGTACACCACGAATTCCGACCTCTAAACGAAGAACTGATGCAAGAAGCATTAGCCCTATTTTATGGGACGCATGACTTTCGCGCCTTTTGCTCGACGCGCTCAACAGTGACGTCTCACGTACGGACGGTTACGAAAGCAACGCTCGAAAAAAGCGGTGCAGAGTTTTGCTTTTACATTGAGGGCAACGGGTTTCTACACCATATGGTACGCATGATCGTCGGAACCGTCATTAAGGCAGGGCATGGTGCCATCGCGCCAGAGGACATTCAACACTGCTTGGAGTCAGGGGACAAAGGAAATACAGTCAAAACCGCACCAGCACAAGGGTTGTACCTACTCCGCGTTGATTATCCAGAAGATACAGCCGCAAAAGAGAATTAGGCTAAAGCTGTGAAAAATTAGACAACGACGCCTCGTGTTTATTTTTTCTTGACACGACTGACTGCGTTCGTTATTATTAAGACTAGTGTTCATTTAAAATCCACGAAAAAGCCCCGGAAACTTTCTCGTGATTGAATAAACTTTATGAAAGCACATTGGAGGGACATCGACATGCGTCAG
Above is a window of Litoribacterium kuwaitense DNA encoding:
- a CDS encoding energy-coupling factor transporter transmembrane component T family protein translates to MKSMYVAQDSVIHKTDPRAKIVMIIVVTILSFVLHSPSSYIFLGVLVLLTYIMTRLPWRTVWPSLKPVLWLAGFAFLLHVVSATGTDLWVQWGWVKINEESVLQAGRILLRLLIICAAGFLLPLTTSPSELVAAFAWMLKPLAWLGFSPADGALAMTITVRYTTLLAEEARRIFHAQKARGAELTWRHPRQTFRHLQAYMIPLAVGTIRRAHALAEAIDARGYDGSRPRSAYRDVRWTFSDSLKLSIFLLAAGGIYWIQ
- the truA gene encoding tRNA pseudouridine(38-40) synthase TruA gives rise to the protein MPRWRGIIQYDGSKFSGFQRQSKGRTVQGVVEKALGKMHKTADVPIFGSGRTDAGVHAFGQVIHFDSPVQIPEERWLQALNGWLPDDVILYAIAPVEETFHARYDAIGKAYEYRVTNGPIKDVFRRLYVHHEFRPLNEELMQEALALFYGTHDFRAFCSTRSTVTSHVRTVTKATLEKSGAEFCFYIEGNGFLHHMVRMIVGTVIKAGHGAIAPEDIQHCLESGDKGNTVKTAPAQGLYLLRVDYPEDTAAKEN